ATCCCGAGTGGAAAAATCTTCTCGATAAGAATCATTCGCTTTTTCTCTATAATCATTTTTTAAGAGAAGTGATTGCCCAGTATAAATTTCGCGGAGATTATGTATTGGCAAAAATCTTTGTAGAGGCATTCAAAGAAAAACTCTCACAACTGGATGTTGATATCCTAGTTCCTATTCCATTAAGTGAAGAGAGGCTCCAGGAACGCGGCTTTAACCAAGCGGCAGCAGTCATTGTAGAAGCTGGTTTTATCCCACGTGAACTACTCAAAAGGGTTCATTCAGAGAAACAATCCAAAAAATCAAGATCAGAACGGATTCATGTACCCCAAGTCTTTCGAATGGAACCAGAGAGAGATTTAACAGGAAAAAGAGTGATTTTAATCGACGATATTTATACAACAGGCTCTACTCTCCGTCATGCAGCCAAGCTTCTGAAAGCAGCAGGAGCTGAAAGTATTCAGGCACTTACTCTTGCAAGATAATAATTAAAACATTGTCATTATTTACTTATTGTTTTTGTCAATAATTCGACAAAATTATTGTTCTGATTTAGCAGGATTATCATAGGGTAAAATAGAAATGTTAATACATAGCCTTAACTAAAGGAGGAGTCCACATGAACTATAACGTACGTGGCGAAAACATTGAGGTAACTCCAGCAATTAGAGAGTATGTAGAAAAGAAAATTGCTAAATTGGAGCGTTATTTTACCGAAGCCCCAGATGCAAAGGTTAACGTGAATCTAAGATTCAATCAAGATAAAACTTCTAAAGTAGAGGTAACCATTCCACTACAACAGTTAGTTTTACGAGCAGAAGAAACTAACGTTGATATGTATGCAGCCATTGACTTAATCACTGATAAGCTCGAGCGTCAAATCCGTAAACATAAAACAAAGGTAAATCGTAAATTTCGTGAAAAGGGTGACTTCCCAATTACATTTGCTACTGCTGAAAACACAGAAGTAAATGACTTGGATGAAGATGAGCTAGAATTAGTTCGAACCAAGCGTTTTGATTTAAAACCAATGGATAGTGAAGAAGCGATCCTGCAAATGAATATGCTTGGTCATAGTTTCTACGTATTCACAAACTCAGATACGAACCGTACAAACGTTGTTTACAAGCGTAAAGACGGTCGCTATGGTTTAATTGAAGCGCATTAATTATTAATAAGGACGCTGTCTCCAATTTGTGGGGGCAGCGTTTTTGCTTTCGCATATTATTTCGATGAATGGAACTTTAAAATTCCCTATGAAACGTTTAAAAAATAATTCTGTAAAAAAATTAAAAAAATTGTAAAATTTTATTAGTAGACCACCATAAAAATGGAAGTCATAGACGAACATTCTAGTATAAATAAATAGGGGGAAACTTTCGACATGAAATCAAAAAAGGTGGCACATTTAGTTACAAGTGGTATGCTTGCTTCAACAATTATTTTCTCATTTGGTACAGGCTCAGCATTTGCAAATGGCGATGGTACTGAAACAAATGATTCAGCCGTCACTTCGGAAACAGGTACAGTAACGGAACCAGTTGAAGATACAACAGTGGATACTGGGGCAACAGCTGAACAAGAATCGACTGAACAAGCGGATGATGTAACAGAAGATAAAAAAGAGGCAGATGTAGAAAAGGCAGAAGCGCCTTCATTAATTCCTGGAGATTTCTTTTACTTTGTAAAATTAATGGCAGAAAAAGTTCGCCTTGCATTCACGTTTGACGATTATAAAGAAGCACAGCTTCTAGCTGATTTTGCCTCTGAACGTATTGCAGAAGCAAACGCACTATTTAAAGAAGGAAAAACTGATGAGGCGGCAGAGCTATTAAAAGAAGCGATTGCTACACAAGAACAAGCTGGCGCAAAATTAACTGATTCAAAAGATACTACTGAAGAAGAAACTACTGTTGATGGCGAAGTTTCTGATGAAACAAAAGCTACTACTGATGAAACAAAAGCTACTGATGAAACAGAAGTTAAAGTAGAAAGCAAGCTTGCTCATAACATTGACTCACTATTGGCTGCACTTAGTCATGTTAAAAATGAAACGGCCCAAAAATCACTTATGAAAAACATTCAAAAAACTTTTGCTAAGTTAGAGAAAAAGGCAGCTAAGCTTGAAAATAAAGATGCTAAGTTTGCTAAGAAGATGAAGAAGCTTAAAGATCAAGTGAGTGGCGATGAATCTTCAGATGATGAAGTGGCAACTGATGAGTCTACTACTGAAGAAACATCAACTGAAGTGGAACAAGAAACAACTGAAACAGAAAAAGCTACAACTGAGCAAGAGACTGAAAACACAGAAGCGGCTAGCAAAAATATAGAAAAGCAGCAAGAAGCAGTTAAAAAAGTAGAAGAAAAGCAAAGAGAAGAAGCTAAAAAAGCTCAAGAAAAGCAAAGAGAAGAGGTTAAAAAAGCTCAAGAAAAGCAAAGAGAAGAAGCTAAAAAGGCTCAAGAAAAGCAAAGAGAAGAGGCTAAAAAGGCTCAAGAAAAGCAAAGAGAAGAGGCTAAAAAAGCTCAAGAGAAACAAAGGGAAGAAGCTAAAAAGTCTAAAGAAAAAAAGCATGAAGAAGATCACCATGAAAAAAGTGACGACAACGAACATCATGGCAAAGGTAACCATTAATAGTATAAAAAAGGTGCAGCCTCCTTGGCGCACCTTTTTGTTTTTGCAGATGACTTAACTTTTGTATAATTCCCTTTCCTCCGTAAGGTCCTTAATGAAATGATTGAAATTAGTTGCGTTAATCCAGTTCCTTCCCCAAACGTCCTCATTTTTTAGCATAGTCCCTAGCAGCCAAATCCTCCTTACCGAAATAAAAATAGGTAAGCTTCGTCTATCTTCATCAGATAAGTTACGCCGGCTTAAATATCCATTCAAAAAAGCATCCCAACAAGCTTTTTCAAGGTTACGGTAATTATTTTTTAAATTCCACCAAAAGACCGCTATATCATAAGCACGATAGCCAAAGCTGCTACAATCAAAATCAAATATCTCAAGGTGTTGCCCCTGTAAATGCATATTAAAGTTGTGGTAATCTCCATGGCAAAACCCGTATTCTAGCGTTCTTTCTCGTATCATTTTTTCTAGGTTAGCAACGATCTCACAAAAAGTATTTACTTGTTCAGGATGTAAATGATTTTTCAATGAAGGCAAAAGAATGGATACAGGTTCTGATAACAAATGATTAAGATCCAATTCAAAACTTCTTTCATGAGAGGAAACAAATGTATGACTCTTATTGTGCAGTTCGGCTAATGACCTTCCGAGAATGCGGCAGTTATCCTCGTTAATTTCGGGTCTGTCGCCAGGGGAGTAGGAAAATAAGACCCCGTATCTTTTTCCTTCAGGTGCCTCAATGTCAACTGACCAATTTCCTTCTGCAGTTTTCACAGGAGCCGAAACAAGGAGTCCTTCTCCCTTTAGCCAATTAATCGCTTCCAATTCGAACAAGATATCTGATTCATTTCGCCAATTGTGCCGATAGACTCGAAAGATGTATTTTTCGTCTTGTGTTGTGATGAAGTATGTATCGTTTAGACCTCGAGTGAGAAACTCACAGGAAACAATTTTCAAATCATAATTATCTAAAAGATCTCTTACTGATTGAGTGGAGAGAAGGGAATGAGTGACTTTGATTAGATTATTCATTTTTACCTCCGGACAATTCAGATATAAAGAAAGAACCGACGATCTATTCGCCGGTCCCTCCCATTATTATTACTTGACTGCTCCACAGCAGTTTTTATATTTTTTGCCGCTTCCACAGATACATGGATCGTTGCGACCGATATCCATTTGATTTACTTTTGGTTTTTTCTTAACCGGCTCTCCGTCTTCCTTTGGATTGACTGCTTGACCTTTCGCTACCTCTTGACGCTCAAGGTTATTGCGGATTTCTGCTTTCATGATGTACATAGCCGCTTCATCTTCAATTGATTGAATCATTGATTCAAACATCGCAAACCCTTCGTGCTGGTATTCACGAAGCGGATCGATTTGGCCGTACGCACGTAAGTGAATACCTTGGCGAAGCTGATCCATTGCATCGATATGATCGATCCACTTGGAATCAACCGCACGCAATGTAATAACTTTTTCAAATTCACGCATTTGCTCTGATGAAAGGATTTGCTCTTTTTCGTCGTAGCGCTCCTTCACTTTGGCAAAAATGACGTCGACCATTTCTTCTGGATCTTTTCCTTTCAGATCTTCAATGGTGATGTCACCTTCATGCAGAAGAGTTGCTTGGACGTACTCAACAATGGCTTGTAGATCCCAATCTTCCTCATCCTCATGGCGGGAAGCATGAACCTCTACATTTCGTTGAATGGAATTTAGAATCATTTTTTGAACGATTTCACGGAGATCTTCAGATTCTAATACTTCATCACGCTGGCTATAGATGATTTCACGCTGTTGGCGTAGAACATCGTCATATTGTAAGAGCTGTTTACGAGCGTCAAAGTTGTTGCCCTCTACTCGTTTTTGTGCAGACTCAACGGCACGGGAAACCATTTTACTTTGAATTGGCTGGGTATCATCCATACCAAGACGCTCCATCATCGCTTTCATATTATCAGAACCGAAGCGGCGCATCAGTTCGTCTTCCATTGATAAATAGAACTGTGTGATACCAGGATCTCCTTGACGTCCAGAACGACCGCGAAGCTGGTTATCTATACGTCTACTTTCATGACGCTCTGTACCAATAACGGCAAGACCGCCAAGCTCAATGACGCCTTCACCAAGCTTAATGTCCGTACCACGTCCCGCCATGTTTGTAGCGATAGTAACTGCACCTTTATGGCCTGCTTCAGCGATAATTTCGGCTTCTCTTTCATGGTTCTTCGCGTTCAACACATTGTGACGGATACCCTTTTTCAATAGGTATTTAGAGATTAATTCAGATGTTTCAATTGCCACCGTACCGACTAGGACGGGTTGTCCTAATCTGTTGCGCTCAGCAATATCCTCAACCACAGCACGGAATTTGCCATCCATTGATTTGTATATTAAATCAGGGCGGTCATCACGAGCAATTGGTCTATTTGTAGGGATCACAATAACATTCATATTATAAATGTTACGGAATTCTTCTTCTTCCGTTTTAGCCGTACCTGTCATACCAGCCAATTTTTCATACATACGGAAGTAGTTCTGGAATGTAATTGTAGCCATGGTCATGCTTTCGTTTTGAACTTCGAGGCCTTCTTTTGCCTCAATTGCCTGATGCAAGCCCTCGCTGTAGCGGCGGCCTTTCATCAAACGACCGGTAAACTGGTCAACGATTACAATTTCGCCTTCCTGCACCACATAATCAATGTCAAGGTGCATGCTGACATTTGCTTTTAATGCCTGATTAATATGATGGTTCAACGTAACGTTTGCCATATCAAAAAGGTTTTCAATTCCGAAAGCTTTTTCAGCTTTGCTGATTCCTTCTTCTGTCAACATAACGCCCTTTGTTTTTTCGTCGTACGTATAGTCAACATCCTTAGTTAACATACGAACAAATGCATTTGCTTGAATATAAAGGGCTGCAGATTTTTGGGCTGAGCCTGAAATAATCAATGGTGTACGTGCTTCGTCAATTAAAATAGAGTCTGTTTCGTCAATAACCGCATAATAAAGCGGACGTTGTACTTTTTGCTCTTTATAAAGGACCATATTGTCACGAAGGTAGTCGAAGCCGAACTCATTGTTTGTACCATAGGTAATGTCGGCAGCATAGGCAGCCTGTTTTTCATCCTTATCCATGCTGTTTAAGTTTAAACCAACAGTAAGGCCTAAGAATTCATACAGCTGACCCATCTCAGCCGCGTCACGGCTTGCTAAGTATTCGTTGACAGTTACTACATGAACTCCTTTACCAGAAAGAGCATTCAAGTAAACAGGCATGGTCGCTGTTAAAGTTTTACCTTCACCTGTTTTCATCTCCGAAATGTTTCCTTCATGGAGTGAAATACCCCCCATTAACTGGACGTGGTACGGATATAAGCCAAGAACACGGCGTGCACCTTCACGGACAACCGCAAATGCTTCTACTAGTAAATCATCAAGGGATTCTCCCTTTTGATAACGAGCTTTGAACTCTTCAGTTTTCTCACGAAGCTGATCGTCGGAAAGCCTTTCCGTTTCTGCTGCAAGTGCTTCAATTTTCACTGCGAGCTTGTCTAAGCGCTTTAATTCACGCTTGTTCAGATCAAACACTTTATTTAAAATCCCCATATCTGATGAACGCTCCTTTTTATCGAGACTAAATCGTCTTTTTCAAAAATCATTCTGTCAAAAATATTCGATAATTTCCTTTTTTATCTTACCATTTCCACTATAGAGTGACAACATTGTTAGCGTGGAATCAAATTTTGTCATTCTATTATTATATCGCTTTCCAATCGAAACTTCTATTTCGAAGGGTTCGGTTTTTTGCCATATTTGACAATCTTATGGCGAGGAAACTTAGAAGCTTTTTGCTTAGTAAAAAGAATGGCACTTAATCTATATAAAAATGAATAAATATATTTTCTATTGTATATTTATTAGTTTTTAGATAGGTTTCTACTGTCTGGGTAGTGATAAGTTAACTGTTGGTATAACAATGTTTTTATGTTGTTTTTAGAGTTTATAATTTTGTCACAGGTGTGTAGAAATATTCACAAATTGTACATTGGAATATACTCTTACAATGTTAGATACTACCTTTAGAGAGGTTAATCTGGAAAAAAATTAGAGAATCAATCCAAGATGGGAAGGGTGAGTATAGTGGCCATTTGGGGGAGAAAGAAAAATAAAAATGAAGAACCGGAAACAAGAGAAGATAGAAAAAAAGGCCCAATACGAAGACTTTGGCAAAAGTTCCGAAGTATAGATTGGAAGAATCCAGTGAACAGGTGGAAATTGCTATTTGTTTCACTTGTTGGTTGTATTGTTGTTTTTGGAGGCGGTTATGGTGTCCTGTCGTTAACCAACTCCCCGACATTTTGCGCAAGCTGCCACGAAATGGCACCAGAGTACTCCTCCTATACAGCGAGTGCTCACAATCAAATCACATGCGTTCAGTGCCATATTAAGCCTGGAACAATCAACATGCTGACACACAAAATGAAGTCGATGAAAGAAGTATACTACCACGTTACTGGTGTCCCAAAACAAATCGTTCAAACAGAAGAAGAAGCTGTCTCCAATGAAAACTGTTTACAATGTCACTCAAAAAATCGCCTGGTTACTGCTTCAGGTGACTTGAAGGTGAACCATAAAGGCCATATAGAAAAAGATATACCATGTATTACCTGTCACGCAGGTGTTGTTCATGCGAAGATGGCAACTCGTGGAATTAACGTGGAAGACGCTCGTGGCCACTGGACAAAAGAAAGTGCCCAAAAATTGATGGAAAAGAAATACTTGAGACCTAATATGGGTTCATGTATTGATTGCCATGACAAAGTGAATAACGGTGAAGAACCATGGAAAGATGTGGCCTACAACGTTCCTCCAAATCCAGAAGAGATGGAGAAGAAACTCGAAGAGAAAGAAAAAGAAGGAACTGTTCAAGCCACTAAGGATGACGAAACAATAGATGCAGCAGCAACAGTTGAGCATGATCAAAAAACGCAAGAAATTATTCTACAAGCAATCGGTAAACAAAAGAAAGATGTAAAAATTTCGATGGAGTGTAAAACCTGCCATAAACAGACAGATATTCCTAAAACACATAAAAATGTTGATTGGAGCAATAATCATGGCACAACAGCAGTTAAACAGCTAGATAAATGTGTGAACTGTCACCAGGATTCTAAGTGGGTTAGAGAGATTCCAAAAGAAGATATTCTTTCACTGTTGAAAATGGGCAATCAAAAAGAAAAGTATGTTCCTAACATGACATTGGTGAAGGAACAAGCTAGAACGAACAAATTCTGTAGTGCCTGTCATGCAGACCGACCAGATAGTCATGGTGAAAGTAATCAATGGTTAACCTCTCACGCTTCGAAAGCGAAAACGGCTGAAATGAAAGCTGAATGCTTTGTCTGTCATGATCGTGAGAAACCAAAAGCGGATTCAACAGATGCCATAGCTCCGACAGATGTGTATTGCCAATATTGCCATAGAACGGGCTTTAAAGATGATAAAAATTAAGGCTTAAAAGGAGGGAAAACAATGGAAGAAGAACACAAAGACCAGACCTCCCCTCCACGGACTCGCTACAAATTATATAAGTATTTAACCGTAGCACTGCTATTTATCGTCGTCTTTTTCTCATTGGGACTCATAGGAGTAGAAACGACTTCGAGTTCCAGTTTTTGCTCCTCGTGCCATGAGATGAAGCCGGAGTTTTATACGTGGAAGGCCTCCACCCATAGTGAGGTGGATTGTGTTAAGTGTCATATAGGTTCAGGTACAGAGGAATATGCAAAGGCAAAGGCAAACGGACTCATGCAGATATACAAAAAAGCAACGCAAACATACACCGCTCCTATAAGGATGCCTAAAGAAATACCTGATAGTGCGTGTGAAAGCTGTCATGACGTTTCCAAACGAGATGTAACAGCATCAGGGGACATTATTATCCCGCATGATAAGCATAAAAACAAAGAGATTGAATGTATCCAATGTCATAGCGGTGTGGCCCACGGCAAGATAGCCGATAGAAAAATGACATTCCAAACGGATTACGAAAAATGGGATAGCAAAACCGGAAAAACAGCTATGGCTGACTTGAAATTTATCCGGCCAGACATGGAAACCTGTGTAGAGTGTCACAAGGCTCGAAAAGTATCAAATGAGTGTTCTACGTGTCATACAACGGGGATGATCCCAAAAAGTCATAAAGAAGCTGACTTTAAATCAAAAACACATGGAAAGCAAGCCTCTAAGGGTTTAATGAAGTGTAACCAATGTCATAACGAAATGTCAAAAGAACCGCTAGAAGGGTATGAAGAGCAGTCTGTAGTTGAAAGCTTCCTCCATTCCGATAATGCCCTTAGAAAACAAAAGAATGCCTATAACTATGCGAAGGAAAATACGTTTTGTGCTGATTGCCACCAAAAACGTCCTGCCAGCCATGACAGCCATTTTTACGATAACCATGGATCGATTGCTAGCAAAAATCAGGAAACCTGTGCAGCTTGTCATGATGTGAAAAAGTCTAGTTCAGAGAGTGGAAATCAAGTGAATTGTTCATCCTGTCACCCAAGTAGCCATAGCCAAAAACAAGCCAATTGGAAGGCACAGCACCCAATCTCTTTAAAAGGTGTTCAGAAACCTTCAGAGAAATGCTACACCTGTCACTCTAAACCAAGCTGTACAAAATGTCATAAGTCATAAAGTTGACGAATCTTTGATTGGAGGCTTTATAAAGTAATTTTAGAAAAGGCTGTGTTAAAGAACAATGTTGATCTATACACCCTGTTGATTGGAGCGGAAGACGCGAAGACTCCTGTGGGAATATGGTTCAGGGGAGACCCCGCAGACGCTAGCGTCGAGGAGGCTCGCCGAAACACCCACGGAAAGCGAAGCGTCTGGACCGGAAATCAACAGGCAAATTTAACAGAGCCTTAGAAAAAACTAATGAAATTCGAGGTGGATATTATGGAAGCTAAAGAGCTGCCAATCAATCCAGAAATAGAAATAAATGAAAGAACTCAGTTAAAGAAGGAAAGAAATAAGTATTTTACTAAATTGCAAGCTTTATTGATAATCGTAGCTACCTTAATCGTGTGTGTAGGCGGCGGCTACTATATAAGCGATAAATATTTATGGTCAAATGCAGACAAGGGGAGAATCGATGAGCAAATCAATTATTATAGGCAGCTAGTCGATAACGAACCCAATAATCCAGAAAACCGAGTGAATCTAGGATACTCCTACTTTTTAAAAGGTAATAACAATAGTGCAATAAAGGAATTGAAGGTAGCTACTGATCTAGATAGCAAATACTTTGGTGCTTATTTTAATCTTGGTCTTGTTTACATTGATGAAGAAAGATACAACGATGCCTTAAAGCAGGCGCAAAAAGCAGTAGAGTTGGGACCTCGAAACTTTAAAGCACACTTATTAGCTGGAATGGTCTATCGTAATTTGAAAATGTATGATGAAGCCAATAAATCGCTCAAAGAGGCACTTAAGTTAATGCCAACAAACACAGACACTATTACGGAAATTGGACGAGTGGCAGAAGATCAGGGCAGTTTTAAAGAGGCAGAGAAATTTTTCAAAGAAGCATTAACCTATGATCCGCTCTATAAACCTGCATCTGAAGGCTTAGAGAGAATTGCTGCAAAAAACAAGGACAACAAATAGAAGGAGTTGACCACCAGTGAAGAAGAGAACCGTTTATATATTGATGAGTAGTATTGTGGCACTTTCTGTTGCCTTTTTTGCAGCAGTCTTTTTCTTAAATTTAGAATCGAAAATTAAGCCGATTGTTGCAAAAGTGGATCCAAGTGGACCACCGGTATTTACAAATGCACTGTACGGAGACTTTAACCAACCTCTTTCCAAACCGATGGATGTAACAAAAATAGGGGAAATGATTTATGTAAGTGATACAAGTAACAAACAAGTTCAAGTATTTGATCAATCTGGTACGGCCGTTTTTAAATTTGGTAAAGAAGGATCCAAAGAGGGAGAATTCAAATTTCCATATGGTATTGCTGGAGATAAAGATGGAAATGTGTATGTGGCTGACTTATATAATGGAAACATTTCTATTTTTGATTCAAAAGGGAAGTTTATTAAGTACTTTGCAGACAAAGAAAAAGTCCTAAAATCTCCGGGCGGACTTCGGATTTTCGGTAAAAAGCTATATGTAACTGACATTAAAGCAAATAAGCTATTTGTTTTTGAGCTGGATGGAAAAAAAGTGATGGAAATTGGCGGTGCAGGTGTTGAGGAAGGAAAATTCATCGCTCCGAATGCTGTAACGGTAGATCATGATAATCAAATCTATGTAACAGATTCAGGAAATAATAGAGTTCAAATTTTTGATAAGAATGGAAAATTCATCAAAATTATTAATGGCTCAAAAGATGGTAAGGGCGATCCAACCTTCCTTAACCCAAGAGGGGTGGCTGTCGATTCAAAGGGTAATATTTTTGTGGTAAACAATCTTGCTCATAATATTTATGCCCTTTGATAAAGATGGGAAGGAGTTATATGAATTAGGTGGCATGGGAACGGAAAATGATAAGCTTTATCTTCCAAATGGGTTATTTATTGACGATCGGGACACATTGTTCGTCACGGATACCATCAATCAACGGGTATCTATTTTCTATTAAAATCCTGTTCTACTAAGGAGGTGATGCCCAAAAGATCACTACTTCGTGCCACAATCTTTTATAAAGAGAGAGAATTAATGGGAGGTTTTAGAAATGAGTAAGATCAGATTGGGTGTATCAACCTTGTTTATGCTTATTTTATTAAGCATATTCAGTGCAGTTGCTTTTGCCGAAGATCACGTACCTACATCAACTAATCCTGCACCTGGTATTAATGTAGGGGATGT
The window above is part of the Bacillus sp. SORGH_AS_0510 genome. Proteins encoded here:
- a CDS encoding ComF family protein; amino-acid sequence: MIPFQQDFCLLCQTVIMPNIGWRSIFSVEKEKYLCSTCERKLEKLEGDTCQICSRPFHLLEEKYRFHNYCYDCYRWEEDPEWKNLLDKNHSLFLYNHFLREVIAQYKFRGDYVLAKIFVEAFKEKLSQLDVDILVPIPLSEERLQERGFNQAAAVIVEAGFIPRELLKRVHSEKQSKKSRSERIHVPQVFRMEPERDLTGKRVILIDDIYTTGSTLRHAAKLLKAAGAESIQALTLAR
- a CDS encoding NapC/NirT family cytochrome c → MAIWGRKKNKNEEPETREDRKKGPIRRLWQKFRSIDWKNPVNRWKLLFVSLVGCIVVFGGGYGVLSLTNSPTFCASCHEMAPEYSSYTASAHNQITCVQCHIKPGTINMLTHKMKSMKEVYYHVTGVPKQIVQTEEEAVSNENCLQCHSKNRLVTASGDLKVNHKGHIEKDIPCITCHAGVVHAKMATRGINVEDARGHWTKESAQKLMEKKYLRPNMGSCIDCHDKVNNGEEPWKDVAYNVPPNPEEMEKKLEEKEKEGTVQATKDDETIDAAATVEHDQKTQEIILQAIGKQKKDVKISMECKTCHKQTDIPKTHKNVDWSNNHGTTAVKQLDKCVNCHQDSKWVREIPKEDILSLLKMGNQKEKYVPNMTLVKEQARTNKFCSACHADRPDSHGESNQWLTSHASKAKTAEMKAECFVCHDREKPKADSTDAIAPTDVYCQYCHRTGFKDDKN
- a CDS encoding lipopolysaccharide assembly protein LapB codes for the protein MEAKELPINPEIEINERTQLKKERNKYFTKLQALLIIVATLIVCVGGGYYISDKYLWSNADKGRIDEQINYYRQLVDNEPNNPENRVNLGYSYFLKGNNNSAIKELKVATDLDSKYFGAYFNLGLVYIDEERYNDALKQAQKAVELGPRNFKAHLLAGMVYRNLKMYDEANKSLKEALKLMPTNTDTITEIGRVAEDQGSFKEAEKFFKEALTYDPLYKPASEGLERIAAKNKDNK
- a CDS encoding 6-bladed beta-propeller, with the translated sequence MKKRTVYILMSSIVALSVAFFAAVFFLNLESKIKPIVAKVDPSGPPVFTNALYGDFNQPLSKPMDVTKIGEMIYVSDTSNKQVQVFDQSGTAVFKFGKEGSKEGEFKFPYGIAGDKDGNVYVADLYNGNISIFDSKGKFIKYFADKEKVLKSPGGLRIFGKKLYVTDIKANKLFVFELDGKKVMEIGGAGVEEGKFIAPNAVTVDHDNQIYVTDSGNNRVQIFDKNGKFIKIINGSKDGKGDPTFLNPRGVAVDSKGNIFVVNNLAHNIYAL
- a CDS encoding phosphotransferase; protein product: MNNLIKVTHSLLSTQSVRDLLDNYDLKIVSCEFLTRGLNDTYFITTQDEKYIFRVYRHNWRNESDILFELEAINWLKGEGLLVSAPVKTAEGNWSVDIEAPEGKRYGVLFSYSPGDRPEINEDNCRILGRSLAELHNKSHTFVSSHERSFELDLNHLLSEPVSILLPSLKNHLHPEQVNTFCEIVANLEKMIRERTLEYGFCHGDYHNFNMHLQGQHLEIFDFDCSSFGYRAYDIAVFWWNLKNNYRNLEKACWDAFLNGYLSRRNLSDEDRRSLPIFISVRRIWLLGTMLKNEDVWGRNWINATNFNHFIKDLTEERELYKS
- a CDS encoding NapC/NirT family cytochrome c produces the protein MEEEHKDQTSPPRTRYKLYKYLTVALLFIVVFFSLGLIGVETTSSSSFCSSCHEMKPEFYTWKASTHSEVDCVKCHIGSGTEEYAKAKANGLMQIYKKATQTYTAPIRMPKEIPDSACESCHDVSKRDVTASGDIIIPHDKHKNKEIECIQCHSGVAHGKIADRKMTFQTDYEKWDSKTGKTAMADLKFIRPDMETCVECHKARKVSNECSTCHTTGMIPKSHKEADFKSKTHGKQASKGLMKCNQCHNEMSKEPLEGYEEQSVVESFLHSDNALRKQKNAYNYAKENTFCADCHQKRPASHDSHFYDNHGSIASKNQETCAACHDVKKSSSESGNQVNCSSCHPSSHSQKQANWKAQHPISLKGVQKPSEKCYTCHSKPSCTKCHKS
- the secA gene encoding preprotein translocase subunit SecA, which gives rise to MGILNKVFDLNKRELKRLDKLAVKIEALAAETERLSDDQLREKTEEFKARYQKGESLDDLLVEAFAVVREGARRVLGLYPYHVQLMGGISLHEGNISEMKTGEGKTLTATMPVYLNALSGKGVHVVTVNEYLASRDAAEMGQLYEFLGLTVGLNLNSMDKDEKQAAYAADITYGTNNEFGFDYLRDNMVLYKEQKVQRPLYYAVIDETDSILIDEARTPLIISGSAQKSAALYIQANAFVRMLTKDVDYTYDEKTKGVMLTEEGISKAEKAFGIENLFDMANVTLNHHINQALKANVSMHLDIDYVVQEGEIVIVDQFTGRLMKGRRYSEGLHQAIEAKEGLEVQNESMTMATITFQNYFRMYEKLAGMTGTAKTEEEEFRNIYNMNVIVIPTNRPIARDDRPDLIYKSMDGKFRAVVEDIAERNRLGQPVLVGTVAIETSELISKYLLKKGIRHNVLNAKNHEREAEIIAEAGHKGAVTIATNMAGRGTDIKLGEGVIELGGLAVIGTERHESRRIDNQLRGRSGRQGDPGITQFYLSMEDELMRRFGSDNMKAMMERLGMDDTQPIQSKMVSRAVESAQKRVEGNNFDARKQLLQYDDVLRQQREIIYSQRDEVLESEDLREIVQKMILNSIQRNVEVHASRHEDEEDWDLQAIVEYVQATLLHEGDITIEDLKGKDPEEMVDVIFAKVKERYDEKEQILSSEQMREFEKVITLRAVDSKWIDHIDAMDQLRQGIHLRAYGQIDPLREYQHEGFAMFESMIQSIEDEAAMYIMKAEIRNNLERQEVAKGQAVNPKEDGEPVKKKPKVNQMDIGRNDPCICGSGKKYKNCCGAVK
- a CDS encoding DUF5667 domain-containing protein gives rise to the protein MKSKKVAHLVTSGMLASTIIFSFGTGSAFANGDGTETNDSAVTSETGTVTEPVEDTTVDTGATAEQESTEQADDVTEDKKEADVEKAEAPSLIPGDFFYFVKLMAEKVRLAFTFDDYKEAQLLADFASERIAEANALFKEGKTDEAAELLKEAIATQEQAGAKLTDSKDTTEEETTVDGEVSDETKATTDETKATDETEVKVESKLAHNIDSLLAALSHVKNETAQKSLMKNIQKTFAKLEKKAAKLENKDAKFAKKMKKLKDQVSGDESSDDEVATDESTTEETSTEVEQETTETEKATTEQETENTEAASKNIEKQQEAVKKVEEKQREEAKKAQEKQREEVKKAQEKQREEAKKAQEKQREEAKKAQEKQREEAKKAQEKQREEAKKSKEKKHEEDHHEKSDDNEHHGKGNH
- the hpf gene encoding ribosome hibernation-promoting factor, HPF/YfiA family, yielding MNYNVRGENIEVTPAIREYVEKKIAKLERYFTEAPDAKVNVNLRFNQDKTSKVEVTIPLQQLVLRAEETNVDMYAAIDLITDKLERQIRKHKTKVNRKFREKGDFPITFATAENTEVNDLDEDELELVRTKRFDLKPMDSEEAILQMNMLGHSFYVFTNSDTNRTNVVYKRKDGRYGLIEAH